A DNA window from Buttiauxella agrestis contains the following coding sequences:
- the proW gene encoding glycine betaine/L-proline ABC transporter permease ProW — protein sequence MSASNPWDTGSAAAADATTQQAASTADAWGSQAASTPAASSSADWLNSAPAPQAEHFNILDPFHKTLIPLDSWVTSGIDWVVMHFRPVFQGIRVPVDYILSGFQHFLLGMPAPVAIILFALIAWQMSSLGMGIATLVSLVAIGAIGAWSQAMVTLALVLTALLFCMIIGLPLGIWLARSERAAKIIRPLLDAMQTTPAFVYLVPIVMLFGIGNVPGVVVTIIFALPPIVRLTILGIKQVPEDLIEASRSFGASPRQMLFKVQLPLAMPTIMAGVNQTLMLALSMVVIASMIAVGGLGQMVLRGIGRLDMGLATVGGVGIVILAIILDRLTQSIGRDSRSRGNRRWYNSGPIGLVTRPFIK from the coding sequence ATGAGTGCATCAAATCCGTGGGATACCGGCAGCGCAGCGGCTGCCGACGCAACAACACAACAAGCGGCTTCAACTGCCGATGCGTGGGGAAGCCAGGCCGCTTCAACACCCGCAGCAAGCAGCAGCGCAGACTGGCTGAATTCAGCGCCTGCTCCGCAAGCCGAGCATTTTAATATTCTCGATCCCTTTCATAAGACGCTTATTCCGCTCGATAGCTGGGTGACAAGCGGCATCGATTGGGTCGTTATGCATTTCCGCCCGGTGTTCCAGGGGATCCGCGTCCCGGTGGATTACATCCTGAGCGGTTTCCAGCACTTCTTGCTGGGCATGCCGGCCCCCGTCGCCATCATTTTGTTCGCGCTGATTGCGTGGCAGATGTCGAGCCTCGGGATGGGTATCGCAACACTGGTTTCGCTGGTGGCGATTGGCGCGATTGGTGCCTGGTCGCAAGCCATGGTGACGCTGGCGCTGGTGCTCACCGCCCTGCTGTTCTGCATGATAATCGGCCTGCCGCTTGGGATTTGGCTTGCCCGCAGCGAACGTGCCGCGAAGATCATTCGTCCATTGCTTGATGCGATGCAAACCACTCCGGCGTTTGTTTATCTGGTGCCGATTGTGATGTTGTTCGGTATCGGTAATGTGCCGGGCGTGGTGGTCACGATTATCTTTGCCCTGCCGCCAATCGTGCGTCTGACGATCCTGGGCATTAAGCAGGTGCCGGAAGATTTGATTGAAGCTTCACGCTCGTTTGGCGCAAGCCCGCGCCAGATGCTGTTCAAGGTTCAGCTTCCGCTGGCAATGCCAACCATTATGGCCGGTGTGAACCAGACGCTGATGCTCGCACTTTCAATGGTCGTTATCGCCTCGATGATTGCCGTTGGCGGTCTGGGTCAGATGGTACTGCGCGGGATTGGCCGTCTCGATATGGGTCTTGCGACCGTCGGCGGCGTCGGTATTGTCATACTTGCCATTATTCTCGACCGCTTAACTCAGTCCATTGGCCGCGATTCACGCAGCCGTGGCAACCGCCGTTGGTACAACTCAGGTCCAATTGGTTTAGTGACCCGTCCCTTCATTAAATAA
- the proV gene encoding glycine betaine/L-proline ABC transporter ATP-binding protein ProV, with amino-acid sequence MAIKLEVKNLYKVFGEHPQRAFKYIEKGISKSELLEKTGLSLGVKDASLAIEEGEIFVIMGLSGSGKSTMVRLLNRLIEPTRGQVLIDGVDIAKISDAELREVRKNKISMVFQSFALMPHMTVLNNAAFGMELAGIPVKERQEKALDALRQVGLENYSHAYPDELSGGMRQRVGLARALAINPDILLMDEAFSALDPLIRTEMQDELIKLQAKHQRTIVFISHDLDEAMRIGDRIAIMQGGEVVQVGTPDEILNNPANDYVRTFFRGVDISQVFSAKDIARRSPAGLLRKTAGFGPRSALKLLQDEDREYGYVIERGQKFLGIVSTDSLKAALAKGEGLDGAYLESPAAVSAETSLSDLLTHVGQAPCAVPVIGEESQYVGIISKGVLLQALDREGVSQ; translated from the coding sequence ATGGCAATTAAACTTGAAGTAAAGAATTTATATAAGGTATTTGGCGAGCATCCACAGCGTGCATTCAAATATATAGAGAAAGGTATTTCAAAGTCTGAATTATTGGAGAAAACAGGGCTGTCGCTTGGCGTAAAAGACGCCAGTCTGGCCATTGAAGAAGGCGAGATTTTTGTCATCATGGGGTTATCGGGTTCCGGTAAATCCACCATGGTTCGCCTTCTCAATCGCCTGATTGAACCAACCCGTGGGCAGGTACTCATTGACGGCGTTGATATTGCTAAAATATCCGACGCAGAACTTCGTGAAGTCCGCAAAAATAAAATCTCTATGGTATTCCAGTCATTTGCTCTGATGCCCCATATGACGGTGTTAAATAACGCCGCATTCGGCATGGAATTAGCTGGCATCCCGGTTAAAGAACGTCAGGAAAAAGCGCTTGATGCGTTACGTCAGGTGGGGCTTGAAAATTATTCCCATGCTTACCCTGATGAGCTTTCTGGTGGTATGCGTCAACGTGTGGGTTTGGCCCGTGCTTTGGCTATTAATCCGGATATATTATTGATGGATGAAGCCTTCTCCGCACTTGATCCTTTAATTCGTACTGAAATGCAGGACGAGTTAATTAAATTGCAGGCGAAACATCAGCGTACCATTGTATTTATTTCTCACGATCTGGATGAAGCGATGCGTATTGGCGACCGAATTGCCATTATGCAGGGCGGCGAAGTGGTGCAGGTCGGGACACCGGATGAAATTCTGAATAACCCGGCGAACGATTATGTGCGCACCTTCTTCCGTGGTGTGGATATTAGCCAGGTATTTAGTGCCAAAGATATTGCCCGTCGTAGCCCGGCAGGGCTGTTGCGTAAAACCGCAGGTTTTGGTCCTCGTTCTGCACTTAAACTGCTCCAGGATGAAGACCGTGAATATGGTTATGTCATCGAGCGCGGGCAAAAATTCCTCGGCATTGTCTCAACCGATTCTCTGAAAGCCGCACTCGCTAAGGGTGAAGGTCTGGATGGAGCTTACCTCGAATCTCCTGCGGCCGTTTCCGCAGAAACGTCACTGAGTGACTTACTTACCCATGTCGGCCAGGCTCCGTGCGCGGTTCCGGTTATTGGGGAAGAGAGTCAGTACGTGGGCATCATCTCAAAAGGGGTGCTGCTACAGGCGTTAGATCGTGAAGGGGTAAGTCAATGA
- the nrdF gene encoding class 1b ribonucleoside-diphosphate reductase subunit beta, which translates to MNQLTRVRAINWNIIEDEKDLEVWNRLTSNFWLPEKVPLSNDIPAWQSLSHDEQQLTIRVFTGLTLLDTIQNTVGAPVLMSDAITPHEEAVLSNISFMEAVHARSYSSIFSTLCQSKDVDAAYAWSEENEPLQRKAQIILAHYHADDPLKKKIASVFLESFLFYSGFYLPMYWSSRGKLTNTADLIRLIIRDEAVHGYYIGYKFQKVLTQQSAERQTELQNFALDLLMDLYDNEVAYTDALYGGVGWQEEVKAFLCYNANKALMNLGYHALFPPEMAEVNPAILAALSPNADENHDFFSGSGSSYVMGKAVETADEDWDF; encoded by the coding sequence ATGAATCAGTTAACCCGCGTGCGCGCCATCAACTGGAACATTATTGAGGATGAAAAAGACCTCGAAGTCTGGAATCGCCTGACCAGTAATTTTTGGCTGCCAGAGAAAGTGCCGTTGTCGAATGACATTCCGGCCTGGCAATCATTAAGTCACGATGAGCAGCAGCTCACTATTCGCGTGTTTACCGGCCTGACGTTACTCGACACGATTCAGAATACGGTTGGCGCGCCGGTACTGATGAGTGATGCGATTACGCCACATGAAGAAGCGGTATTGTCGAACATCAGCTTTATGGAGGCGGTGCACGCGCGTTCTTATAGTTCGATTTTCTCGACACTTTGCCAGAGCAAAGATGTGGATGCGGCTTATGCGTGGAGTGAAGAGAACGAACCCTTGCAGCGCAAAGCACAAATTATCCTCGCCCATTATCATGCCGATGACCCATTGAAGAAGAAAATCGCCAGTGTATTTCTGGAGTCATTCCTCTTTTATTCAGGCTTTTATTTGCCGATGTATTGGTCGAGTCGCGGCAAGCTGACCAACACCGCAGATCTCATTCGCTTAATTATTCGCGACGAAGCGGTGCATGGTTATTATATCGGCTATAAATTCCAGAAAGTGCTGACCCAACAAAGCGCTGAACGCCAGACTGAGTTACAGAATTTCGCCCTCGATTTGCTGATGGATCTTTACGATAACGAAGTGGCGTATACCGATGCGCTATATGGTGGCGTGGGCTGGCAAGAAGAGGTGAAAGCATTCCTGTGCTACAACGCCAATAAAGCATTGATGAACCTGGGCTATCACGCGCTGTTCCCACCAGAAATGGCAGAGGTTAACCCGGCGATACTGGCCGCTCTTTCGCCTAATGCAGATGAAAACCATGACTTTTTCTCAGGTTCAGGTTCGTCGTATGTGATGGGGAAAGCGGTGGAAACCGCTGATGAGGATTGGGATTTTTAA
- the nrdE gene encoding class 1b ribonucleoside-diphosphate reductase subunit alpha: MATTEAIRLTANESADYHALNAMLNLYDSQGRIQFEKDHLAVEQFHQQYVLPRSRQFANPQARLECLVAEGYYDNAVLQRYPRSFVVGLFEKAHHSGFRFQTFLGAWKYYTSYTLKSYDGKEYLEHFPDRVCMVALTLAQGDEKLAVQLMDEMLSGRFQPATPTFLNCGKMQRGELVSCFLLRIEDNMESIGRAVNSALQLSKRGGGVAFLLSNLREVGAPIKRIENQSSGVIPVMKMLEDAFSYANQLGARQGAGAVYLHAHHPDILRFLDTKRENADEKIRIKSLSLGVVIPDITFQLAKDNQPMALFSPYDVERIYGKPYSDISISECYEEMLADERIRKTFINAREFFQRLAEIQFESGYPYIMFEDTVNRANPIAGRINMSNLCSEILQVNSASTYDENLDYAQVGKDISCNLGSLNIAHTMDSPDFARTIETAIRGLTAVSDMSHIRSVPSIEAGNAASHAIGLGQMNLHGYLAREGIAYGSTEGLDFTNFYFYTVTWHAVRASNLLARERKQRFAGFEQSRYASGEYFHQYLQENWQPKTEKVRALFARAGVAIPTREQWQQLRDDVMEFGLYNQNLQAIPPTGSISYINHATSSIHPIVSRIEIRKEGKTGRVYYPAPFMTNDNLEFYQDAYDIGPEKIIDTYAEATRHVDQGLSLTLFFRDTATTRDINKAQIYAWKKGIKTLYYIRLRQMALEGTEVQGCVSCAL; encoded by the coding sequence TTGGCAACGACAGAAGCTATCCGCCTGACGGCGAACGAAAGCGCGGATTATCACGCGCTCAACGCCATGCTGAATCTTTATGATTCCCAGGGGCGCATTCAGTTCGAGAAAGACCACCTGGCGGTGGAGCAATTCCATCAGCAATATGTGCTGCCCCGCTCGCGCCAGTTTGCCAATCCGCAGGCGCGCCTGGAGTGTCTGGTGGCTGAGGGCTATTACGACAATGCGGTACTGCAACGCTACCCGAGAAGTTTTGTGGTCGGCCTGTTTGAGAAAGCACACCACAGTGGGTTCCGGTTCCAGACTTTCCTCGGCGCGTGGAAGTATTACACCAGCTACACGCTGAAATCTTACGATGGCAAAGAGTATCTGGAACACTTCCCCGACCGTGTGTGTATGGTGGCGTTAACGCTGGCTCAGGGTGACGAAAAGCTGGCTGTGCAATTAATGGATGAAATGCTCAGCGGACGCTTTCAGCCTGCGACACCGACATTTCTTAACTGCGGAAAGATGCAGCGTGGTGAGCTGGTTTCCTGTTTCTTGCTGCGTATTGAAGACAATATGGAGTCCATTGGGCGTGCGGTAAATTCTGCGTTGCAGCTTTCAAAACGCGGTGGAGGCGTAGCGTTTTTACTCTCAAATTTACGCGAAGTGGGCGCGCCGATTAAACGCATCGAAAACCAGTCATCCGGCGTGATCCCGGTGATGAAAATGCTAGAAGATGCATTTTCTTATGCTAATCAACTGGGTGCTCGCCAGGGCGCGGGGGCGGTTTATCTCCACGCCCATCACCCGGATATTTTGCGTTTCCTCGATACCAAGCGCGAAAACGCTGACGAAAAAATCCGGATTAAATCGCTTTCGCTAGGTGTTGTGATCCCAGATATCACTTTCCAGTTGGCTAAAGATAATCAGCCGATGGCGCTGTTTTCGCCTTACGATGTCGAGCGGATTTACGGCAAGCCCTATAGCGATATTTCGATTAGCGAATGCTATGAAGAAATGCTGGCGGATGAGCGCATCCGCAAAACCTTTATTAATGCCCGCGAATTCTTTCAGCGCCTGGCGGAAATTCAGTTTGAATCTGGCTATCCGTACATCATGTTTGAAGATACGGTAAACCGTGCAAACCCGATTGCTGGCCGCATCAACATGAGCAATTTATGCTCGGAAATTCTCCAGGTTAATAGCGCATCGACGTACGACGAAAATCTCGATTATGCGCAAGTTGGGAAGGATATTTCCTGTAACCTCGGCTCGCTGAATATCGCTCACACCATGGACTCGCCTGATTTTGCCAGGACCATCGAAACCGCGATTCGCGGCCTGACGGCGGTTTCTGATATGAGCCACATTCGCTCGGTGCCGTCGATTGAAGCCGGAAATGCCGCGTCCCACGCCATCGGCCTTGGGCAGATGAATTTGCATGGTTATCTGGCCCGGGAAGGCATTGCTTATGGCTCGACGGAAGGGCTGGATTTCACTAACTTCTATTTCTACACCGTCACATGGCACGCCGTCCGCGCCTCGAATTTGCTGGCTCGCGAACGTAAACAGCGCTTCGCAGGCTTCGAGCAATCGCGTTATGCCAGTGGTGAATATTTCCACCAATATCTGCAAGAAAACTGGCAGCCAAAAACCGAGAAAGTGCGCGCTTTATTTGCCAGGGCCGGAGTCGCCATTCCCACCCGCGAGCAGTGGCAGCAGTTGCGTGATGATGTGATGGAGTTCGGGCTGTATAACCAGAATTTGCAAGCCATTCCGCCGACCGGTTCTATCTCTTATATCAACCACGCGACCTCGAGCATTCACCCGATTGTCTCGCGTATTGAGATCCGCAAAGAAGGCAAAACCGGGCGTGTTTACTACCCCGCCCCGTTTATGACCAATGACAATCTGGAGTTTTATCAGGATGCGTATGACATCGGCCCGGAAAAAATCATCGATACCTACGCCGAGGCCACGCGCCATGTCGACCAGGGCTTGTCGCTGACGCTGTTTTTCCGTGATACCGCCACCACCCGCGATATTAATAAGGCGCAGATTTACGCCTGGAAAAAAGGCATTAAAACACTGTATTACATTCGCTTACGCCAGATGGCGCTGGAAGGAACAGAGGTCCAGGGCTGCGTGTCCTGCGCTTTATAA
- the nrdI gene encoding class Ib ribonucleoside-diphosphate reductase assembly flavoprotein NrdI produces the protein MSHLVYFSSTSENTLRFIERLGLPALRIPLDFKQRLEVTEPYILIVPSYGGGGIAGAVPAQVIRFLNNPNNRALLRGVIASGNRNFGEGFCRAGDVIAQKCQVPYLYRFELLGTDQDIENVRKGVNEFWQRQKLSA, from the coding sequence ATGAGTCATCTCGTCTACTTCTCCAGCACCTCGGAAAATACTCTGCGTTTTATCGAACGCCTGGGATTGCCCGCGTTGCGCATTCCGTTGGATTTCAAACAACGGTTGGAAGTGACGGAGCCTTACATCCTGATTGTGCCGAGTTATGGCGGTGGCGGAATTGCCGGGGCCGTACCCGCGCAGGTGATCCGATTTTTAAATAACCCCAACAATCGGGCATTACTGCGCGGCGTCATCGCCAGCGGTAATCGAAACTTCGGCGAAGGGTTTTGCCGGGCGGGCGATGTGATAGCCCAAAAATGCCAGGTGCCGTATCTCTATCGTTTTGAGTTACTCGGCACCGACCAGGACATTGAAAACGTGCGTAAGGGAGTCAACGAATTTTGGCAACGACAGAAGCTATCCGCCTGA
- the nrdH gene encoding glutaredoxin-like protein NrdH produces MRITIYTRNDCVQCHATRRAIESRGFTFEMINLDVNPEAADDLRALGYRQLPVVITEQESWSGFRPDMINRLQTRATA; encoded by the coding sequence ATGCGCATTACCATATACACTCGAAATGACTGTGTTCAGTGCCATGCTACCAGGCGTGCTATCGAAAGCCGTGGGTTCACGTTTGAGATGATTAATCTCGACGTAAACCCGGAGGCGGCCGACGATTTGCGTGCTTTGGGTTATCGCCAGTTGCCGGTTGTGATCACCGAGCAGGAAAGCTGGAGCGGATTTCGCCCGGATATGATTAACCGCCTGCAAACCCGAGCCACAGCATGA
- a CDS encoding carboxymuconolactone decarboxylase family protein: MIELRQPYYDLSPAVFKPMLQALKGLESSSLGSTLIELVFLRVSQINGCAYCLEMHSKALRKDGVEQTKLDALAGWKVSNHFSDKERAALAWAEAVTLITEGAEDAVYQPLLQFFTAQEISDLTFTASLMNAFNRLAIGMRM, encoded by the coding sequence ATGATTGAATTACGCCAACCTTACTACGACCTTTCTCCTGCCGTGTTTAAGCCAATGCTTCAGGCACTGAAAGGTCTGGAATCCAGCTCGCTCGGCTCAACTCTGATTGAACTGGTTTTCCTGCGCGTCTCGCAAATTAACGGCTGCGCCTATTGCCTGGAAATGCATTCTAAAGCCTTGCGCAAAGATGGCGTGGAGCAGACCAAACTGGATGCCCTTGCAGGCTGGAAGGTGAGTAATCACTTCAGCGACAAAGAGCGTGCAGCGCTGGCCTGGGCCGAAGCGGTGACGCTGATTACCGAAGGGGCGGAAGATGCGGTGTATCAGCCGCTGCTGCAATTCTTTACGGCACAAGAGATCAGTGATTTGACGTTTACGGCGAGCCTGATGAATGCGTTTAACCGTTTAGCGATCGGTATGCGTATGTAG